In one window of Burkholderia multivorans ATCC BAA-247 DNA:
- a CDS encoding FUSC family protein, with amino-acid sequence MTYPSLRDWLFSGKTFAASMLALYLGLYFQLPRPYWAMASVYIVSNPFVGATRSKALYRALGTALGAAAAIFFVPPFVETPLLFSVIVATWCGTLLYLAISDRTARSYVFMLAGYTMPLVALPTVTNPASVFDVAIARTEEIVLGIVCASVVGSTVFPNRLAPTLIERTDAWFRDAAFYGRETLSGRIAGKALSACRQRLATTITGLEFLLSQLSYDHAHPRVLSRAQALAGRMQLFLPLMSSLADPLIALMRDLHVRPPALDALLADAAAWFDAPLPTIKPGTDGDMADDPVADRLRAGIAALQPTDEALASWDGALLSNALWRLRQVIDIWQDCRSLRALIANESGVWQPRYRHWRLGGTERFFDRGMMLFSTLTVVGAIVFACWLWIESGWHDGAGAVTLVAVACSFFAALDEPAPMVFRFFLATAASVVFAGLYLFVVLPHVHDFPMLVLMFAGPFILIGTLLPRPQFNMVTMLVAVNTATFVSIQGAYDADFFVFLNSNLAGVAGLLFAYVWTRATRPFGAELAVRRLLRSGWEDVARSASTQPLEDQRNHASRMLDRVTQLLPRLGASDDHRHPSIESFRDLRIALNALDLRRLRRKLSGDLSDAIDRVLAGVTDHYARCAAANARQPVPPALLESIDDALRRVVGRNLPGAAPAPGDAPPAGHAIPVMHRRLRDALHALVGLRLSLYPAASTRAPQTPDGAQA; translated from the coding sequence ATGACCTACCCGAGCCTTCGCGACTGGCTGTTCTCGGGCAAGACGTTCGCCGCATCGATGCTGGCGCTGTATCTCGGCCTGTACTTCCAGCTGCCGCGTCCATACTGGGCGATGGCGAGCGTCTACATCGTGTCGAACCCGTTCGTCGGCGCGACGCGCTCGAAGGCGCTGTATCGCGCGCTCGGCACCGCACTCGGCGCGGCGGCGGCGATCTTCTTCGTGCCGCCGTTCGTCGAGACGCCGCTCCTGTTCAGCGTCATCGTCGCAACATGGTGCGGCACGCTGCTCTACCTCGCGATCTCCGACCGCACCGCGCGCAGCTACGTGTTCATGCTTGCCGGCTACACGATGCCGCTCGTCGCGCTGCCGACCGTGACGAACCCGGCCAGCGTGTTCGACGTCGCGATCGCGCGCACCGAAGAGATCGTGCTCGGCATCGTCTGCGCGAGCGTGGTCGGCAGCACGGTGTTTCCGAACCGGCTCGCGCCGACGCTGATCGAGCGCACCGACGCCTGGTTCAGGGATGCCGCGTTCTACGGGCGCGAAACGCTGTCCGGCCGTATCGCCGGCAAGGCATTGAGCGCCTGCCGGCAGCGGCTCGCGACCACGATCACGGGCCTCGAATTCCTGCTGAGCCAACTGAGCTACGACCATGCGCATCCGCGCGTGCTGTCGCGCGCGCAGGCGCTCGCGGGGCGAATGCAGCTGTTCCTGCCGCTGATGTCGTCGCTTGCCGATCCGCTCATCGCGCTGATGCGCGACCTGCACGTGCGGCCGCCCGCACTCGATGCCTTGCTCGCCGACGCCGCGGCATGGTTCGACGCACCGCTGCCCACGATCAAGCCCGGCACCGACGGCGACATGGCCGACGATCCGGTCGCGGACCGCCTGCGCGCCGGCATCGCGGCGCTGCAGCCGACCGACGAGGCACTCGCGAGCTGGGACGGCGCGCTGCTGTCGAACGCGCTATGGCGGCTGCGCCAGGTGATCGACATCTGGCAGGACTGCCGTTCGCTGCGCGCGCTGATCGCGAACGAATCGGGCGTGTGGCAGCCGCGCTACCGGCACTGGCGGCTCGGCGGCACCGAGCGCTTCTTCGATCGCGGCATGATGCTGTTCTCGACGCTGACCGTCGTCGGCGCAATCGTGTTCGCATGCTGGCTGTGGATCGAATCGGGCTGGCACGACGGTGCCGGCGCCGTCACGCTCGTGGCCGTCGCGTGCAGCTTCTTCGCGGCGCTCGACGAACCGGCGCCGATGGTGTTCCGGTTCTTCCTCGCGACGGCCGCGAGCGTCGTGTTCGCGGGGCTTTACCTCTTCGTCGTGCTGCCGCACGTGCACGATTTCCCGATGCTCGTGCTGATGTTCGCGGGCCCGTTCATCCTGATCGGCACGCTGCTGCCGCGACCGCAGTTCAACATGGTCACGATGCTCGTCGCGGTCAACACGGCGACGTTCGTCAGCATCCAGGGCGCCTACGACGCCGACTTCTTCGTGTTTCTGAACAGCAACCTTGCAGGCGTCGCGGGACTGCTGTTCGCCTACGTGTGGACACGCGCGACGCGGCCGTTCGGCGCCGAGCTCGCGGTGCGGCGGCTGCTGCGCTCGGGCTGGGAGGACGTCGCACGCTCGGCCTCGACGCAACCGCTCGAAGACCAGCGCAATCATGCGTCGCGCATGCTCGATCGCGTGACGCAACTGCTGCCGCGTCTCGGCGCCTCCGACGACCACCGTCATCCGTCGATCGAGAGCTTCCGCGACCTGCGCATCGCGCTGAACGCGCTCGATCTGCGCCGGCTGCGGCGCAAATTGTCCGGCGATCTGTCCGACGCGATCGATCGCGTGCTCGCCGGCGTAACCGACCACTACGCGCGCTGCGCCGCGGCGAACGCGCGTCAGCCGGTACCGCCCGCGCTGCTCGAATCGATCGACGATGCGCTGCGGCGCGTGGTCGGCCGCAATCTGCCCGGCGCGGCACCCGCGCCCGGCGATGCGCCGCCGGCCGGTCACGCGATCCCGGTCATGCATCGCCGGCTGCGCGACGCGCTGCATGCGCTCGTCGGCCTGCGTCTGTCGCTGTATCCGGCCGCGTCCACGCGCGCGCCGCAAACGCCCGACGGAGCGCAGGCATGA
- a CDS encoding DUF1656 domain-containing protein, translating to MIGEIDILGVFVPAPLVLMLIAYLINVAVRTVLDRIGFYRLVWHRSIFDLGIYVFVFAAVVIVSHHFVAT from the coding sequence ATGATCGGCGAAATCGACATTCTCGGCGTGTTCGTGCCCGCTCCGCTCGTGCTGATGCTGATCGCCTACCTGATCAACGTCGCCGTGCGCACCGTGCTCGATCGCATCGGCTTCTACCGCCTCGTCTGGCACCGTTCGATCTTCGATCTCGGCATCTACGTGTTCGTATTCGCCGCCGTCGTGATCGTGTCCCACCATTTCGTGGCTACCTAA
- a CDS encoding HlyD family secretion protein has protein sequence MKKPWLSAGQVLLTLIVVVVAALVLWRVIDYYMFSPWTRDGHVRADVIQVAPDVSGLITSVEVADNQAVTRGQVLFVIDRARYALAERLAEATLAQRRATLAQAKREYARNLQLGNLVASEQVEESRTRVEQGEAAVQDAQVSLDTAKLNLQRTTVVSPVDGYLNDRAPRVGEYVPAGRAVLSVVDRNSFRVDGYFEETKLRGIHIGQPVDIFVMGEPHSLRGHVQSIVAAIEDRDRTQGSNLLPNVNPAFSWVRLAQRVPVRVALDEVPDDFRMIAGRTATVAVRAPDTQRRDRAQPVAPAAPVAPVAPVAPTASGTAASAAGASQ, from the coding sequence GTGAAAAAACCCTGGCTCTCGGCAGGACAGGTCCTGCTCACCCTGATCGTCGTCGTCGTCGCCGCGCTCGTGCTATGGCGCGTGATCGACTACTACATGTTCTCGCCATGGACGCGCGACGGGCACGTGCGCGCCGACGTAATTCAGGTCGCGCCCGACGTGTCGGGGCTGATCACGTCCGTCGAAGTCGCCGACAACCAGGCCGTCACGCGTGGGCAGGTGTTGTTCGTGATCGACCGCGCGCGCTACGCGCTCGCGGAACGGCTCGCCGAAGCGACGCTCGCCCAGCGCCGCGCGACGCTCGCGCAAGCGAAGCGCGAATATGCGCGCAACCTGCAGCTCGGCAATCTCGTCGCGAGCGAGCAGGTCGAGGAGAGCCGCACGCGCGTCGAGCAAGGCGAAGCGGCGGTGCAGGATGCGCAGGTGTCGCTCGACACCGCGAAGCTGAATCTGCAGCGCACGACCGTCGTGAGCCCCGTCGACGGCTATCTGAACGATCGCGCACCGCGCGTCGGCGAATACGTGCCGGCCGGCCGTGCCGTGCTGTCGGTCGTCGATCGCAACTCGTTCCGCGTCGACGGCTATTTCGAGGAAACCAAGCTGCGCGGCATCCATATCGGTCAGCCCGTCGACATCTTCGTGATGGGCGAACCGCACTCGCTGCGCGGTCACGTGCAGAGCATCGTCGCGGCGATCGAGGATCGCGACCGCACGCAAGGGTCGAACCTGCTGCCGAACGTGAATCCCGCCTTCAGCTGGGTGCGGCTCGCGCAGCGCGTGCCGGTGCGCGTCGCGCTCGACGAAGTGCCGGACGATTTCCGCATGATCGCGGGGCGCACCGCGACCGTCGCCGTGCGTGCGCCCGATACGCAGCGCCGCGACCGCGCGCAGCCGGTCGCGCCGGCCGCACCTGTCGCACCTGTCGCACCTGTCGCACCTACCGCGTCCGGCACGGCCGCCAGCGCGGCGGGAGCGTCGCAATGA
- a CDS encoding efflux transporter outer membrane subunit: MKRPGLRVAATLAPLALALGACKSVGPDYTLPQQAYVNAPLANHALDDANGTLVSHDAVPGNWWQLYDDPALNDLVRSALTSNTDLRVAAANLARSRAALEVANQQGGFSGRTEAAVQRAQESAEQYLLENKLPVVNEGSVGINVSYEIDLFGKLRRGVEAARADSEAVQAAADLARITVVADVVRAYVEACSAGEELEIAKQSVALQRQRVALSQRLRDVGRGNQTEVTRGVTQVRTLAADIPRFESRRKIAQYQLAALLARAPADLPKAVTECARLPKLRRPIPIGDGAALLRRRPDVREAERQLAAATARIGVATAALYPSISIGASAGSVGVAADLFSSTTNRWSFGPLISWTFPVNGQRARVREAEAATGGALAHFDGVVLNALRETQSSLAAYAADVQRADELRTAYESARSSADETYRLYRAGRESFIADLDATRTLTSVHAQVAAAEGQVAADQVRLFLALGGGWEGDATPAASQQETSSARPATADGGRRGE, translated from the coding sequence ATGAAGCGGCCCGGTCTTCGCGTCGCGGCGACGCTTGCACCGCTCGCCCTCGCGCTCGGCGCATGCAAATCGGTCGGCCCCGACTACACGCTGCCGCAGCAGGCGTACGTGAACGCACCGCTTGCCAATCACGCGCTCGACGATGCGAACGGGACGCTCGTTTCGCACGATGCGGTACCCGGCAACTGGTGGCAGCTGTACGACGATCCGGCGCTCAACGACCTCGTGCGCAGCGCGCTGACGTCGAATACCGACCTGCGCGTCGCGGCGGCCAATCTCGCGCGATCGCGTGCGGCGCTCGAGGTCGCGAACCAGCAGGGCGGCTTCTCGGGCCGCACCGAAGCCGCGGTGCAACGCGCGCAGGAATCGGCCGAGCAGTATCTGCTCGAGAACAAGCTGCCGGTCGTCAACGAAGGGTCGGTCGGCATCAACGTGTCGTACGAGATCGATCTGTTCGGCAAGCTGCGGCGCGGCGTCGAAGCGGCGCGCGCGGACAGCGAGGCCGTGCAGGCCGCCGCCGATCTCGCGCGCATCACGGTCGTCGCCGACGTCGTGCGCGCATACGTCGAAGCGTGTTCGGCCGGTGAGGAGCTCGAGATCGCGAAGCAGTCGGTCGCGCTGCAGCGGCAGCGTGTCGCGCTGTCGCAGCGGCTGCGTGACGTCGGTCGCGGCAATCAGACCGAGGTGACGCGCGGCGTCACGCAGGTCCGCACGCTCGCCGCCGACATCCCGCGCTTCGAAAGCCGCCGCAAGATCGCGCAGTACCAACTCGCCGCACTGCTCGCGCGCGCGCCGGCCGACTTGCCGAAGGCCGTCACCGAATGCGCGCGGCTGCCGAAGCTGCGCCGGCCGATTCCGATCGGCGACGGCGCCGCGTTGCTGCGCCGCCGTCCCGACGTGCGCGAGGCCGAGCGTCAACTTGCGGCTGCGACCGCGCGCATCGGCGTCGCGACCGCCGCGCTGTATCCGTCGATCAGCATCGGCGCGTCGGCGGGATCGGTCGGCGTCGCCGCCGATCTCTTCTCGTCGACGACGAATCGCTGGTCGTTCGGCCCGCTGATCAGCTGGACCTTTCCGGTCAACGGACAGCGCGCGCGTGTGCGCGAGGCCGAAGCCGCGACCGGCGGTGCGCTCGCGCATTTCGACGGCGTCGTACTGAATGCGCTGCGCGAAACGCAGTCGAGCCTCGCCGCGTATGCGGCCGACGTGCAGCGCGCGGACGAACTGCGTACCGCGTACGAGTCGGCACGCAGCTCCGCGGACGAAACGTATCGGCTCTATCGCGCCGGACGCGAGTCGTTCATCGCCGATCTCGACGCGACACGCACGCTGACCAGCGTGCACGCGCAAGTCGCGGCCGCCGAAGGACAGGTCGCGGCCGATCAGGTGAGATTGTTTCTCGCGCTCGGCGGCGGATGGGAAGGTGACGCGACGCCCGCTGCATCGCAGCAGGAGACGTCGTCGGCACGGCCGGCGACGGCGGACGGCGGACGGCGCGGCGAATAA
- a CDS encoding TOBE domain-containing protein produces MRTSARNQFTGQISAVKTGAVNDEITLRTQDGLEIVAVITHGSAASLGLSTGTKAFALVKASSVIVMVDVDAGKVSARNCIAGTVASVAKGAVNSEVAIRTAGGTEIIAIVTNDSVERLGLASGSAATAMFKASSVIVGIE; encoded by the coding sequence ATGCGAACCAGTGCCCGCAATCAATTCACCGGTCAGATCAGCGCCGTCAAGACGGGCGCCGTCAACGACGAAATCACGCTGCGCACGCAGGACGGCCTCGAGATCGTCGCGGTCATCACGCACGGCAGCGCCGCGTCGCTCGGCCTGTCGACCGGCACGAAAGCGTTCGCGCTCGTGAAGGCGTCGTCGGTCATCGTGATGGTCGATGTCGATGCCGGCAAGGTCTCGGCGCGCAACTGCATCGCGGGCACCGTCGCGTCGGTCGCGAAGGGTGCCGTGAATTCGGAGGTCGCGATCAGGACGGCCGGCGGCACCGAAATCATCGCGATCGTCACGAACGATAGCGTCGAGCGACTCGGACTCGCGAGCGGCAGCGCCGCGACGGCGATGTTCAAGGCGTCGAGCGTGATCGTCGGCATCGAGTGA
- a CDS encoding nitrogen fixation protein NifQ: MKDSKPIDASACTEGAETFRSLLSGAVDPGSPDARLFAALVAARASRNEPALLGLSHAQLTRLLARHFPALSGDVAAALAAPFIVRSLPPAHATFVATLHALLMRDVGAAVAVDDADCVASIIAHACLRGDHLWRDLGLDGRDAVATMLDRYFPAVAARNVGQLRWKKFLAQEAAASLGLPPGPAPGCPGCEDFPVCFPPQR, translated from the coding sequence GTGAAGGATTCGAAGCCGATTGATGCGAGCGCGTGTACGGAAGGTGCCGAGACATTTCGCTCGCTGCTGTCGGGCGCGGTCGATCCGGGCAGCCCCGACGCGCGGCTGTTCGCCGCGCTCGTTGCGGCGCGCGCGAGCCGCAACGAGCCCGCGCTGCTCGGTCTGTCGCACGCGCAATTGACGCGGCTGCTCGCGCGACATTTTCCGGCGCTGTCCGGCGACGTCGCCGCGGCATTGGCAGCGCCTTTTATCGTTCGCTCCTTGCCGCCCGCACATGCCACGTTCGTCGCGACCTTGCATGCACTGCTGATGCGCGATGTCGGCGCTGCAGTGGCGGTCGACGACGCCGACTGCGTCGCTTCGATCATCGCGCATGCGTGTCTGCGCGGCGATCATCTGTGGCGCGATCTCGGGCTCGACGGCCGCGACGCGGTCGCGACGATGCTCGATCGCTATTTTCCTGCGGTCGCGGCGCGCAACGTCGGCCAGCTGCGCTGGAAGAAATTCCTGGCGCAGGAAGCCGCTGCATCGCTCGGCTTGCCGCCGGGGCCCGCGCCTGGATGTCCCGGCTGCGAGGACTTTCCTGTTTGCTTTCCTCCGCAGCGATAG
- a CDS encoding bleomycin resistance protein, with amino-acid sequence MTDIASPNLPSRDFDATSRFYAKFGFIETWRDEDWMILRRRDLLLEFFRHADLDPAESWFSCCFRLDDVDAFFDEVIAAGIPETTTGWPRVHRPKREAWGGKVGALVDLDGTLIRLVQNGG; translated from the coding sequence ATGACCGATATTGCCAGCCCCAATCTGCCCTCGCGCGATTTCGACGCGACGTCGCGCTTCTACGCCAAGTTCGGTTTTATCGAAACCTGGCGCGATGAAGATTGGATGATTCTGCGGCGACGCGATCTGTTACTCGAGTTCTTTCGGCATGCCGATCTCGATCCGGCTGAAAGCTGGTTCAGCTGCTGTTTTCGCCTCGACGACGTCGACGCGTTCTTCGATGAAGTGATCGCGGCCGGCATACCGGAGACGACGACCGGATGGCCTCGCGTGCATCGGCCAAAGCGCGAGGCGTGGGGTGGTAAGGTCGGTGCGCTGGTTGATCTCGATGGAACGTTGATTCGGCTGGTTCAGAACGGCGGGTGA
- a CDS encoding ProQ/FinO family protein — MGFEQLAELRAQLAAKAKQERNAKRPATRPDTGAKPSGDRPPRGAKSGAGTKAATSAKAAPAKPSAPVDPVIVAIGKLQRRFPRAFPKNPAPKVPLKVGIWEDLAREAQTLGLSEAELRDAMSTWCRGNRYWSCLVEDAVRVDLQGNEAGRVTRDDAARARHLKSRRPGKSAAKPAKGAQQPKADAQTDAAVQQPAAADTQRPAEPAPQVEQQAAGNE; from the coding sequence ATGGGTTTTGAACAACTTGCCGAATTGCGGGCGCAGCTCGCAGCGAAGGCCAAGCAGGAACGGAACGCGAAGCGGCCGGCAACGCGTCCGGACACCGGCGCGAAGCCGTCCGGCGATCGTCCGCCTCGCGGGGCCAAATCGGGTGCCGGCACCAAAGCAGCGACGAGCGCGAAGGCCGCGCCGGCAAAGCCGTCGGCGCCCGTCGATCCCGTGATCGTCGCGATCGGAAAACTGCAACGGCGTTTTCCGCGCGCTTTCCCGAAGAATCCGGCACCGAAGGTGCCGCTGAAGGTCGGTATCTGGGAAGACCTCGCGCGCGAAGCACAGACGCTCGGTCTGAGCGAAGCGGAGCTGCGCGATGCGATGTCGACGTGGTGTCGCGGCAACCGTTACTGGTCGTGCCTCGTTGAAGATGCGGTCCGCGTCGACCTGCAGGGCAACGAAGCAGGGCGCGTGACGCGCGACGATGCGGCGCGTGCGCGACACCTGAAGTCGCGGCGTCCCGGCAAGAGTGCTGCGAAGCCGGCGAAGGGCGCGCAGCAGCCGAAGGCCGACGCGCAGACGGACGCCGCCGTGCAGCAGCCGGCCGCCGCGGACACTCAACGGCCGGCAGAACCGGCGCCGCAGGTCGAACAGCAAGCGGCTGGTAACGAGTAA
- a CDS encoding DUF2889 domain-containing protein, with protein MVSPHDTAQEDVTREEIHHRQIDMRGYRRSDGLFEVTACLTDRKPVDFTPPGDARMIAAHAPIHDLGVTLVFDGDMIVRAVSTFIKSHPYAQCPGGGDSLQALVGLRIGAGWNSEVRKRLPSCDTCTHLKEILTPLATAAYQTMVGFRPSSLNEYDSNGKPVKIDSCYAYGASRDLVKRLWPEHHRPEAAKMGD; from the coding sequence ATGGTTTCCCCACACGACACCGCGCAGGAAGACGTCACGCGCGAGGAAATTCATCATCGGCAGATCGACATGCGCGGTTATCGACGCAGCGACGGCTTGTTCGAAGTGACGGCGTGTCTGACGGACCGAAAGCCTGTCGACTTTACGCCGCCCGGCGATGCGCGGATGATCGCCGCACATGCGCCGATTCACGATCTGGGCGTCACGCTTGTCTTCGATGGCGACATGATCGTTCGCGCGGTTTCCACCTTCATCAAATCGCATCCGTACGCGCAATGTCCCGGCGGCGGCGATTCGCTGCAGGCGCTGGTCGGCCTGCGCATCGGTGCCGGGTGGAACAGCGAGGTCCGCAAGCGTCTGCCATCGTGCGACACCTGCACGCATTTGAAGGAGATCCTTACGCCGCTCGCGACGGCCGCGTATCAGACGATGGTCGGATTTCGCCCGTCGTCGCTGAACGAGTACGACAGCAACGGCAAGCCGGTGAAAATCGACAGCTGCTATGCCTACGGCGCTTCGCGCGATCTCGTAAAGCGTCTGTGGCCAGAACATCATCGACCGGAAGCGGCGAAGATGGGAGATTAG
- a CDS encoding NAD(P)H-dependent oxidoreductase, translating into MKTLLIVYHTMTGGTRQMAEAAAAAARDESSVDVRLQRADATTPEHVLTADAYLFATPENLAAMSGVMKDFFDRCYYPVLDRVNGRPYAAMICAGSDGQNALRQIDRIATGWRLNNVAPGLIVCTHAQTPERILAPKTIGAADLARCAELGAALAAGLALGIF; encoded by the coding sequence ATGAAAACGCTGCTGATCGTCTATCACACGATGACCGGCGGGACGCGGCAGATGGCCGAGGCGGCGGCCGCGGCTGCACGCGACGAATCGAGTGTCGACGTCCGGCTGCAGCGCGCGGATGCGACTACGCCGGAGCACGTATTGACCGCCGACGCGTATCTCTTCGCGACGCCGGAAAATCTTGCGGCGATGTCCGGCGTCATGAAGGATTTCTTCGATCGCTGTTATTACCCCGTCCTCGATCGCGTGAACGGCCGACCGTATGCGGCGATGATCTGCGCGGGCAGCGACGGTCAGAACGCGCTACGCCAGATCGATCGGATCGCGACCGGCTGGCGACTCAACAACGTGGCGCCGGGCCTGATCGTATGCACGCATGCGCAAACACCGGAGCGCATTCTTGCGCCGAAGACCATCGGCGCCGCCGATCTGGCGCGCTGTGCGGAGCTCGGCGCAGCGCTCGCGGCAGGACTGGCGCTCGGCATCTTTTGA
- a CDS encoding TetR/AcrR family transcriptional regulator — MNTTSSPQRLTDRKRAAIVDAAIEAFLASGYDATSMDRIAAHAGVSKRTVYNHFPSKDALFVAILQKLWNATQDDGTPAYRDDVPLREQLVALLNRKLKLLNDESFLALARVAIGAAMHSPERARDMVARLGEREEDVTVWIREASAAGRLSVSDPIFSAQQLHGIVKAFAFWPQLTMGQPPLDSQERLRVAESAADMFLARYSRADGKDAPVKS, encoded by the coding sequence ATGAACACCACCTCGTCTCCACAGCGCCTCACCGACCGCAAGCGTGCCGCCATTGTCGATGCGGCGATCGAGGCGTTTCTCGCTTCCGGTTACGACGCAACGAGCATGGATCGAATCGCTGCCCACGCCGGCGTATCGAAGCGCACGGTCTACAATCATTTTCCGAGCAAGGACGCGCTGTTCGTCGCGATCCTGCAGAAACTGTGGAACGCGACGCAGGACGACGGCACACCTGCATATCGCGACGATGTCCCGTTGCGCGAGCAACTCGTCGCGCTGTTGAATCGCAAACTAAAGTTATTGAACGACGAGTCGTTCCTGGCACTTGCGCGTGTCGCGATCGGCGCGGCGATGCATTCGCCGGAGCGCGCACGCGACATGGTCGCGCGCCTCGGCGAGCGCGAAGAAGATGTCACCGTATGGATCCGCGAAGCGTCCGCCGCTGGACGTTTGTCTGTATCGGACCCTATATTCTCCGCCCAACAACTGCATGGCATCGTGAAGGCGTTTGCGTTCTGGCCGCAATTGACGATGGGCCAGCCGCCGCTCGATTCGCAGGAGCGACTAAGGGTTGCCGAATCGGCGGCCGACATGTTTCTCGCGCGCTACTCGCGCGCCGACGGCAAGGACGCCCCGGTCAAATCGTGA
- a CDS encoding MBL fold metallo-hydrolase, with protein sequence MASPFTFVQRALGLTAGKRSRAYGRRSTQHNGERFVNVRPRPAEGFGKMLRVAWNMLVNKPQGTMPAAALTVDRLTVSELDEAPDRSLYRLGHSTLLIKLRGEWWLTDPVFSERASPFRTLGPKRFHPTPIALGDLPPLRGVILSHDHYDHLDRETVLALASTTRVFVTPLGVGDRLIEWGVDAAKVQQLDWWQSVEIDGLALTATPAQHFSGRSLFDGDSTLWASWVIVDDSLRLFFSGDTGYFDGFKAIGDRLGPFDVTLIETGAYDAQWPYVHMQPEETVQAHIDLRGRRLVPIHNGTFDLAMHRWQDPFERVTALAVARGVALSTPRMGERLDLDAPHRGEQWWRAVPEEKSASGRKARRWRLCPAEAER encoded by the coding sequence ATGGCCTCACCTTTTACTTTTGTGCAGCGCGCGCTAGGCCTTACGGCCGGGAAGCGTAGTCGCGCGTATGGTCGTCGTTCAACGCAGCATAACGGCGAGCGCTTCGTCAACGTGAGGCCGCGGCCAGCCGAGGGATTCGGAAAGATGCTCCGGGTCGCATGGAACATGCTCGTCAATAAACCACAAGGCACGATGCCCGCCGCGGCGCTGACCGTCGATCGCTTGACCGTATCCGAACTCGACGAAGCACCGGACCGCAGCCTGTACCGTCTTGGGCATTCGACACTGCTCATCAAGTTGCGCGGCGAATGGTGGTTGACCGATCCCGTCTTTTCGGAGCGCGCATCGCCGTTCCGCACGCTCGGTCCGAAGCGGTTCCACCCTACGCCAATCGCGCTCGGCGATTTGCCTCCGTTGCGCGGAGTCATCCTGTCGCACGATCACTACGATCACCTCGATCGTGAAACGGTGCTCGCGCTCGCTTCAACGACTCGCGTATTCGTCACGCCGCTAGGTGTCGGCGACCGCTTGATCGAATGGGGCGTCGATGCAGCGAAAGTGCAGCAGCTCGATTGGTGGCAAAGCGTCGAGATCGATGGGCTGGCGCTGACGGCCACCCCCGCGCAGCATTTCTCCGGCCGAAGCCTGTTCGATGGCGACAGCACGCTGTGGGCGTCATGGGTCATCGTCGACGATAGTCTGCGCTTGTTCTTCAGCGGGGACACCGGTTACTTCGATGGCTTCAAGGCAATCGGCGATCGCTTGGGGCCGTTCGACGTGACATTGATCGAGACTGGCGCGTACGACGCGCAGTGGCCGTACGTGCATATGCAGCCAGAAGAAACGGTTCAGGCTCATATCGATCTACGCGGACGACGACTCGTACCGATACACAACGGGACATTCGACCTTGCCATGCATCGTTGGCAAGATCCGTTCGAAAGAGTGACGGCACTGGCTGTGGCGCGCGGCGTTGCACTGTCGACGCCGCGGATGGGCGAACGTCTCGATCTCGATGCACCGCATCGCGGCGAGCAATGGTGGCGGGCCGTGCCTGAGGAGAAAAGCGCGTCCGGAAGGAAGGCGCGCCGCTGGCGGTTGTGTCCGGCGGAAGCCGAGAGGTAA
- a CDS encoding ParA family protein, with the protein MAFKIAVSNQKGGTGKTTISVNIAAAFEAGGNKVALIDADPQGTSVRWVTSGENTLPMTVLSLAPAGRGIGAEIKKQDANFDVIVVDCPGNLEDPRIASVLEVADFCLVPLSPSPADLYSTVAMIRMIESMRAVRNPNLSSALMLNSVNGKTKMREEILKILRAEEIGEHLLDSQIAQREVYRQTFALGTTIHHHNRYLKGLKEARAEIEKLVTEMAQYIASTRATGAAHG; encoded by the coding sequence ATGGCCTTCAAAATCGCCGTTAGCAATCAAAAAGGTGGGACGGGGAAGACGACCATCTCCGTCAATATCGCCGCGGCATTCGAAGCGGGCGGGAACAAAGTGGCGCTGATCGACGCCGACCCTCAAGGCACTTCGGTCCGCTGGGTAACGAGCGGCGAGAACACGCTCCCGATGACAGTCCTGTCGCTGGCACCTGCCGGGCGCGGCATCGGCGCCGAAATAAAAAAACAGGATGCAAACTTCGACGTCATCGTCGTCGACTGTCCGGGCAACCTCGAGGACCCACGCATTGCCTCCGTGCTCGAAGTGGCCGATTTCTGCCTGGTGCCGTTGTCGCCGTCGCCGGCCGATCTGTACAGCACCGTCGCGATGATCCGCATGATCGAGTCGATGCGCGCCGTTCGCAATCCCAATCTCTCTTCCGCATTAATGCTGAATAGCGTCAATGGAAAAACTAAAATGCGTGAAGAAATTTTAAAAATTCTAAGAGCGGAAGAAATAGGGGAGCATCTGCTCGACAGCCAGATCGCACAACGCGAGGTCTATCGCCAAACGTTCGCGCTCGGCACGACCATTCACCATCACAACCGGTATCTGAAGGGGCTGAAAGAGGCTCGCGCCGAGATCGAAAAGCTCGTGACCGAAATGGCCCAATACATCGCATCGACGCGCGCAACGGGAGCCGCTCATGGCTAA